The genomic window GATACGTGCCGGCCGCCTCCCTGGGCGTCCAGCCGCCGGAGGAGGCGTGGGGCGATCACTTCCAGTTGTTGACGCTTCCTGAATGGCCCGACGACGTCGGAGGCACGTTCCGCTACGCAGCGCCATTCAATGAGCTGTAGCTGGGATACCATGGTCCGGGCGCCCCAGTAGCCCAATTGGCAGAGGCAGCGGACTTAAAATCCGCGTGTTGTGGGTTCGAGTCCCACCTGGGGCACGGCGGAAGGTAGGAGCTGATGCTCCCTTCCCCGTGCGTGTGAAGTCTTCCGCGGAAATTCCCAGCTGGCTCGTAGATTCCCCACAGGCAACGAGTGTTATAGGGATGTGACCTGAATCACTTATGTTCGCCGCGCAATTGCATTAGTTTGAGTCTTAATCAGGAACACCTGAGTAATCGCATCAAAGGCAGTTCGCACCTTTCGATCGAGGAGACAACGCATGTTTGATCTTTCCCCAGCGGCGCCCCGAGCCGCCAAGCTAACAGCGCTTGGCATTGGGGTCGCTCTCTTGGCCACGGCTTGTGGTGGGTCTTCGACCCCTACCCAGACCGGGTCGTCTTCTGCCGCAGCCGCAGGCATCTCCTGCCCGGCTCCCAGCGGCGGGGCGGGAGCCGGCAACAGCCAGGCTGCCACCAACACGGGACCAGTACCTCCCTCGACCACCACCACTGACGCACCGCTCAAACTTGGATCGCTCCTGCCGACGACGGGGTCGCTGGCGTTCCTCGGCCCGCCGGAAATTGCCGGCGTCAACCTCGGCATCAAGGAAGTAAACGACGCCGGCGGCGTCCTGGGTGCCCCTGTATCTGTGGTCCACCGCGACTCCGGCGACACCAAGACGGACATCGCTACCCAGTCCACCACGGCCCTCCTGGGCCAGGGCGTGAGTGCGGTCATCGGTGCTGCATCCTCAGGCGTCTCCAAGACGGTCATCAACCAGATCACGGGCGCCGGAGTCATCCACTTCTCGCCTGCGAACACCTCCCCTGACTTCACCACGTGGGACGACAAGGGCCTCTACTGGCGCACTGCACCCTCCGACGTCCTGCAGGGCAAGGTCCTGGGCAACTACATGGCTACCTGTGGAGCCCAGACCGTTGGCATGATCGTCCTGAATGACGCCTACGGAACCGGCCTCCAGAAGAACGTCAAGGAAGCCTTCGAGGCAGCCGGCGGCAAGGTTGTTGCTGAAGAACTCTTCAACGAGGGCGACTCCCAGTTCAGCAGCCAGGTGGACAAGGTCCTCGCAGCCAAGCCGGATGCGATCGCCCTGATCACCTTCGACCAGGCCAAGAGCATCGTCCCCCTGATCACCGGCAAGGGCATCAAGCCCACGCAGCTGTTCATGGTTGACGGCAACACCTCGGACTACAGCAAGGACTTCCAGGCCGGCACCATGAAGGGCGCACAGGGAACCATTCCCGGTACGTTCGCCAAGGACGACTTCAAGAAGAAGCTGCTCGCGATCGATCCCGCCCTGAAGGATTACAGCTACGCAGGCGAGTCCTACGACGCCGTGAACCTGATCTCGCTGGCTTCTGAAGCCGCCAAGAGCACCAAGGGTACCGAGATCGCAGCCAAGCTGAAGGAAGTCTCTGAAGGCGGCGAGAAGTGCACCAGCTTTGCTGCTTGTGTCACGCTGCTCCGCCAGGGCAAGGACATTGACTACGACGGTCAGTCCGGTCCTGTCACGTTCTCCGACGCAGGTGACCCCACCGAGGCGTACATCGGTATCTACGAGTACCAGGATGACAACACCTACAAGCCGGTCCGTGAAGAGTTCGGCAAGCTCTAAACGCTTCTGATCCAGACCGCACCAAGGACAGGCCCCCTTCCCGCTGGAAGGGGGCCTGTCTGCTTAACTCTTAGGCCGATTCACTAAACGCCAATTCACTAACTGCCTCGGGTGGGCCACCCTTGGATCGTCTCCGGCACGAAATCGCGGCTCAGCACCCTCGCCACCATGGCGATGCCCTGCTGCTCGAAATCCTCGTCACCGATCCCGTGCGCCCAGACCACCGTGGCAACGGCCTGGTTCAGGTTCTCCAGCCTCCACAGAATGCGGTCCTGCGGGGATTCAATGACCCGGCCCAATCCTTCGTAGAAGGCCTGTGAAAGCCGTTCCTGCCCCAGGAACTGCTGATGGCTGAGCCGGACAAGGTCGTGGACCCAGGGGCGGAGGTCGGCCCGGCCAAAATCGATGACTTTAGTGTCGCCGTCGTCGTTCAACCAGTTCCGGGGCTGGTAGTCGCCATGGGTGGTGACCAACTCCGCCGGGCCGGGCGTGACCCCCTCCAGTTCCGCTGTGAGATTTTCCAGGGTCTGCCGGGGGAGCAGCGAGGCTGCGCGCTCGATGATGTGGCCGGTTTTGGTTTTCAACGCCCGAACATAACTGTGGGACGTCCCGGCAGGCTGGTGCAGTGCGGCAAGGATCGAGCCGGCCTGGCGGTACGTTTCCGGCTCATTTTCGGACGGTGTGCCCGCCACAACCGTTCCGGGAAGGTAGCGGGTCACCAGCAGCCCTGCCTCCGGTGAGGCATGCAGCAGGACCGGGACCCGTCCGTCCAGGCCCGGCATCCCACGGGAATAGGCTGCAATTTCGCGGCGGATATGGTGGCTGGCCGTGCTTGCCTTCACCATGACGTGATCTCCGCCGGCTGCCTCCAGCTGCAGCACTGTGGTGTCCTGGAGCGGCCATGAATGGTCCTGCACCACCGCGTAGGGGCCCAACCAAGACGTCAGAACATTCCGTTGTCTTTCAGTGATCCCTTCCGGCATCAATCCAGCATGCCAGCAAACAGCAACGCGGGGTCACATCCTGGGCGTTGGGAGACCCAACATGGCCCGGATGTGACCCCGCGTCGTTGTGGTTGGAACTAGACCTCGTCAGCCAAGGTGCCCAAGTAGAGCTGAATGACCTTGGGATCCTTCATCAGTTCACGGCCCGTACCTGTATATGCGTCCTTGCCCTGGTCCAGGACGTAGCCGCGGTCGCAGATCTGCAGGCAGCGGCGTGCGTTCTGTTCCACCATGATGACCGAGACACCGGCACGGTTGATCTCGTGGACCCGGAGGAAGGTTTCGTCCTGCTTGACGGGGGAGAGGCCTGCCGACGGCTCGTCCAGGAGCAGTACTGCCGGGTCCATCATCAAAGCCCGGCCCATGGCCACCATCTGGCGTTCGCCACCGGAAAGTGACCCCGCCCGCTGGGCCCGCCGCTTTGCCAGCTCCGGGAACAACCCGGCAACAAAGTCGAAGCGCTCGGCAAAGGCCTTGGGACGCTGGAACATGCCCATCTGGAGATTCTCTTCGATGGTCAGCGCTGCGAAGACGTTGTTGGTCTGCGGCACGAATCCCACACCTTGGGTCACCAGCTTGTTGGCCTTCAATCCGGTGAGGTCCTGGCCCCGGACTACTACGGTGCCGGAATGGACCTTCACCAGGCCGAACATGGCCTTCAGGAGAGTGGACTTGCCGGCGCCGTTGGGGCCGATGATTCCGATCAACTCACCCTTGCGGGCCTCAATGCTGCAACCGTTGAGGATGTTGACCCCGGGGATATACCCGGCCACCAAATTGGTGACCTTGACGACGGAATCGCTTGCCGGTGCGGCTGCCGCCGAGGGCATTTCACTGACACTGCTGCTCATTTCCCGTCCTCCTTCTTGGTTTCAACGATCTCGGACAGGATGCCTGCGTCTTCGGTACCCACCACCGACTCCTCATCGGCTTCAAGCTCCGCCTCAAGCACCTTGATGCCTTCCGCGTCGCCGAGATCCACATCGTGGTGGGCGCCCAGGTAAGCGTCGATCACGGCGGGGTTCTTCATGACTTCGCCCGGGGGACCTTCGGCCACGACCTTGCCTTCGGCCATGACCACCACCCAGTCGGCAATATGCCGGACCATGTTCATGTCGTGCTCAACGAAGAGCACGGTCATGCCTTCAGCCTTGAGGTTCTTGATGTGGTCCAGGAGCGATTGAGTCAGCGCCGGGTTCACACCGGCCATGGGCTCGTCGAGCATCACCAGCTTGGGTTTGACCATCAAGGACCGCGCCATTTCCAACAGTTTCCGCTGGCCGCCCGAGAGGGACGCAGCGTAGTCGTCCTTCTTGGCATCGAGTTTGAACTTCTCCAACAGCAGGTTGGCTTGGGCCGTGATTTCCTTTTCGCGTCCACCCCACATGCCCTTGAACAGGGCCTTGGAAAGCCGTTCGCCCGGCTGGTCCGCTGCGCCGAGCCGCATGTTCTCCATGACGGTCAGCTTGCCCATGACCTTGGTCAGCTGGAAAGTGCGCACCATACCCATGCGCGCCACCTTGTAGGAGGAGACGCCGGCCAAGCTGTTGCCTTCGAACTGCCACTTGCCCGTATTGGGAGTGTCGAAGCCGGTCAGCAGGTTGAAGAGCGTGGTCTTTCCGGCGCCGTTGGGACCAATCAAAGCGGTGATTTTGTGCCGCGGGATCTCGAGATATTCGACGTCCACGGCGTTGATGCCACCAAAGGACCTCGTGACATCCTCGGCCACCACAATGGGATCGCGTTTCTTGCAGCCCGGAGTGTTATCCCCGACTGCAATGGGCCGCGAATCGGTCATGTAGTCGATGTCGTCTGTGTTTGCTGTGTTTGCTGTGTTGCTGTTGTGTTCGTTGGTCTCACTCATGCGAAAGCAAGCTCCTTTTTATTGCCGAAGACGCCTTGCGGGCGGAAGATCATCAGGAGCATCAGCGCCACGCCCACCAGGATGTAGCGCAACTGGCCGGCCTGGACGGTTGTCAGCCAGGTGACTGCCCCTGATTCGATGAGGCCGTAGAGCAGGCTCTGGGTCAGCGACAGGACTACCCAGAAGATCATTGCCCCGATGACCGGCCCCAACACCGTGGCCATGCCACCGAGGAGGAGGCAGGTCCACAGGAAGAACGTCAGTTCCGTGCCGTAGTTGGACGGTTGGACGGCGCCGCGAGGGAGCGTGAAGATCATGCCCGCCAAAGCGCCCAGCACACCGCCGATGATCAGTGCCTGCATCTTGTAGGCGTAGACGTTCTTGCCGAGGGATCGCACGGCATTCTCGTCTTCGCGGATACCCTTCAGGACACGGCCCCACGGGCTGCGCATCAGGAGCCATACCAGCACGCAGCAGACGATCACCAATCCCCAGCCAACTACGCGGATGAAGAAGTCGCGGTTGTTCATGCCCATGTAGGAGCCTTCGGGGAAGGGGTTCATGGCATAGAACGTGTTTTCAAAGGCTGCCAGCCCGTTGGCGGATCCGGTAACGCCGGTGAGCTGGTTGGTGGTCACCACATAGCGGACAATTTCCGCGGCTGCGATGGTGACGATAGCCAGGTAGTCGGCTCTCAGCCGGAGGGTGGGAATGCCCAGGATGAACGCGAAGATTACCGAGCACAGGATGGAAACCACCAAAGCGACAAAGAACGGAGCGTCAAAGGTCAGGGTGGAAATGGCAAAGCCGTAGGCGCCAACGGCCATGAAGCCGGCCTGGCCGAAGTTCAACAGGCCTGAGTAGCCGAAGTGAACTGCAAGGCCCAAAGCGGCAAGTGCGTACGCCGCCGTCGTCGGGCTGAATAACTCGCCAAGGGCGCTGGAGAAAATGAATCCGAAGTCCATGGCCCGCTCCTAACCCACACGCTCACGCCGGCCGAGGATACCCTGCGGTCGGAACAGAAGAACAACGATCATGATGAAGAGTGCACCGACATACTTGAGGTCGGCGGGAAGGCCGAACACAGTAGTCAGTTCCACAAAGATGCCGACGACGATCGAACCGATCAGGGCGCCGAATACAGTTCCCAAACCACCCAGTGTCACACCGGCGAAGATGAGCAGCAGGATCTGCGAGCCCATATCGAACGTGACGCCGGGACGGTAGTACGCCCACAGGATGCCGCCGAGGGAAGCCAGGACGCCGCCGACGATCCAGACGATGCGGATCACGGAGTCGACGTCGATGCCGGAGGCGGCCGCCAAAGCGGGGTTGTCCGCCACAGCACGCGTTGCCTTGCCGAGACGGGTCTTGAGCAGGACGATGCCAATCAGGGCGATGACCACCGCACTGATAACGAGTGACCAGAGGTTGTTCGGGGAGATGGAAACCGGCCCGATTTGGATTTCCGCGCTTTGCGCGCCGGGCAGCTGCTGGGTGGCTCCACCGAAGAAGAACTGGATGACGTAGCGGATGGCCAAAGCAAGGCCGATGCTGACGATCATCATGGGAACCAGGCCCGAACCACGTTTTCTCAGCGGACGCCAGAGCCCGGCATCCTGGACGTAGCCGAAGAGGCCGCCACCTATGAGGGAGAGCAGGATCGCGAGCCAGAAGGGGAGCCCGAAGCCGTTGAACATGAAGACAAGGACGGCGCCCAGGGTCACCATCTCGCCGTGGGCGAAGTTGGTCAGGCCCGTGGTTCCGAAGATCAGCGACAGGCCAACGGAGGCAAGGG from Arthrobacter sp. StoSoilB20 includes these protein-coding regions:
- a CDS encoding ABC transporter substrate-binding protein, whose translation is MFDLSPAAPRAAKLTALGIGVALLATACGGSSTPTQTGSSSAAAAGISCPAPSGGAGAGNSQAATNTGPVPPSTTTTDAPLKLGSLLPTTGSLAFLGPPEIAGVNLGIKEVNDAGGVLGAPVSVVHRDSGDTKTDIATQSTTALLGQGVSAVIGAASSGVSKTVINQITGAGVIHFSPANTSPDFTTWDDKGLYWRTAPSDVLQGKVLGNYMATCGAQTVGMIVLNDAYGTGLQKNVKEAFEAAGGKVVAEELFNEGDSQFSSQVDKVLAAKPDAIALITFDQAKSIVPLITGKGIKPTQLFMVDGNTSDYSKDFQAGTMKGAQGTIPGTFAKDDFKKKLLAIDPALKDYSYAGESYDAVNLISLASEAAKSTKGTEIAAKLKEVSEGGEKCTSFAACVTLLRQGKDIDYDGQSGPVTFSDAGDPTEAYIGIYEYQDDNTYKPVREEFGKL
- a CDS encoding branched-chain amino acid ABC transporter permease; this translates as MRSTLRDPSIRRSKGLQRVVGAFFASLIAALLIAAPSAQATTPSPSPSPTTYQNNISGFLRDDARAPIPGVKIKATGNGFEGDATSGANGAWNIGVPVQGTYTIELDTSTLPEGITLAEGQDNPRDVTFSQTSNLSVIFAFGKGIVVQQQDFGQNLLNRLVAGLSFGLLLALASVGLSLIFGTTGLTNFAHGEMVTLGAVLVFMFNGFGLPFWLAILLSLIGGGLFGYVQDAGLWRPLRKRGSGLVPMMIVSIGLALAIRYVIQFFFGGATQQLPGAQSAEIQIGPVSISPNNLWSLVISAVVIALIGIVLLKTRLGKATRAVADNPALAAASGIDVDSVIRIVWIVGGVLASLGGILWAYYRPGVTFDMGSQILLLIFAGVTLGGLGTVFGALIGSIVVGIFVELTTVFGLPADLKYVGALFIMIVVLLFRPQGILGRRERVG
- a CDS encoding branched-chain amino acid ABC transporter permease encodes the protein MDFGFIFSSALGELFSPTTAAYALAALGLAVHFGYSGLLNFGQAGFMAVGAYGFAISTLTFDAPFFVALVVSILCSVIFAFILGIPTLRLRADYLAIVTIAAAEIVRYVVTTNQLTGVTGSANGLAAFENTFYAMNPFPEGSYMGMNNRDFFIRVVGWGLVIVCCVLVWLLMRSPWGRVLKGIREDENAVRSLGKNVYAYKMQALIIGGVLGALAGMIFTLPRGAVQPSNYGTELTFFLWTCLLLGGMATVLGPVIGAMIFWVVLSLTQSLLYGLIESGAVTWLTTVQAGQLRYILVGVALMLLMIFRPQGVFGNKKELAFA
- a CDS encoding aminoglycoside phosphotransferase family protein: MPEGITERQRNVLTSWLGPYAVVQDHSWPLQDTTVLQLEAAGGDHVMVKASTASHHIRREIAAYSRGMPGLDGRVPVLLHASPEAGLLVTRYLPGTVVAGTPSENEPETYRQAGSILAALHQPAGTSHSYVRALKTKTGHIIERAASLLPRQTLENLTAELEGVTPGPAELVTTHGDYQPRNWLNDDGDTKVIDFGRADLRPWVHDLVRLSHQQFLGQERLSQAFYEGLGRVIESPQDRILWRLENLNQAVATVVWAHGIGDEDFEQQGIAMVARVLSRDFVPETIQGWPTRGS
- a CDS encoding ABC transporter ATP-binding protein, producing MSETNEHNSNTANTANTDDIDYMTDSRPIAVGDNTPGCKKRDPIVVAEDVTRSFGGINAVDVEYLEIPRHKITALIGPNGAGKTTLFNLLTGFDTPNTGKWQFEGNSLAGVSSYKVARMGMVRTFQLTKVMGKLTVMENMRLGAADQPGERLSKALFKGMWGGREKEITAQANLLLEKFKLDAKKDDYAASLSGGQRKLLEMARSLMVKPKLVMLDEPMAGVNPALTQSLLDHIKNLKAEGMTVLFVEHDMNMVRHIADWVVVMAEGKVVAEGPPGEVMKNPAVIDAYLGAHHDVDLGDAEGIKVLEAELEADEESVVGTEDAGILSEIVETKKEDGK
- a CDS encoding ABC transporter ATP-binding protein; this encodes MSSSVSEMPSAAAAPASDSVVKVTNLVAGYIPGVNILNGCSIEARKGELIGIIGPNGAGKSTLLKAMFGLVKVHSGTVVVRGQDLTGLKANKLVTQGVGFVPQTNNVFAALTIEENLQMGMFQRPKAFAERFDFVAGLFPELAKRRAQRAGSLSGGERQMVAMGRALMMDPAVLLLDEPSAGLSPVKQDETFLRVHEINRAGVSVIMVEQNARRCLQICDRGYVLDQGKDAYTGTGRELMKDPKVIQLYLGTLADEV